The following coding sequences lie in one Streptomyces xiamenensis genomic window:
- a CDS encoding mycoredoxin — protein sequence MLGTVTMYSTTWCGYCRRLKSQLDREGIAYTEINIEENPEAATLVEKANDGNQTVPTVVVAPNGGAEVTMTNPSLAQVKQALVPVS from the coding sequence ATGCTGGGCACCGTGACGATGTACAGCACCACCTGGTGCGGCTACTGCCGCCGCCTGAAGAGCCAGCTGGACCGCGAGGGGATCGCCTACACGGAGATCAACATCGAGGAGAACCCGGAGGCAGCCACCCTGGTGGAGAAGGCCAACGACGGCAACCAGACCGTGCCCACGGTCGTCGTCGCCCCCAACGGCGGGGCCGAGGTCACCATGACCAACCCCTCCCTCGCCCAGGTCAAGCAGGCCCTGGTCCCGGTCTCCTGA
- a CDS encoding lysylphosphatidylglycerol synthase transmembrane domain-containing protein: protein MSGLNGQSPAPALRQPPKSGKRAKAARRANTERRREAKRQASSADGPPADARTAQQAPHAPTGAPAAPAPPAHASAPAAAPAPAPLSDRLEIDEPILAARVHRPGDLIRSLLGLLGIALVLLTATFAVGTTAGIEKDINDSAVGAPPLLISFAGFASSIAVLIVPVAFAVERLIRRDGLRIADGVLAAVLAHGVSLSFSLWVARVAPESIQDALTRDAPAGAGLTDPVHGYLAPVIAYATAVGMTHRPRWRLIMGAVLVLDAVSVLVAGYTTLFSILVTVLIGWTIAYGTLYAVGTPNVRPTGQQLLAGLRNVGFRPVSALRTEETVGAGTAGSGDNDSDGDRGQLTRRYLVTLEAGPPLDITVVDRAQQAQGFFYRAWRRLTVRGITQRRSLPSLRQALEQEALLAYAAIAAGANAPKLIATSELGPDAVMLVYEHIGGRSLESVPSDEITDDLMEASWQQVVALQSRRIAHRRLDGHSLLVGRAGEVYLTNLRGGEIAAGDIPLRMDIAQLLTTFGLRVGAERAVASAVSVLGPDAVADSLPMLQPIALSRSTRTTLRQLSKERSARERQAVLDAVRAYREARGALPEDADRKTVKAAKQAEKQVMEQALENSKETDLLSLIRQEVLLVRPEAAIEPARMERVRPRTLVSLIAAAFAGYFLITQLAELKVDTVINNANWWWVIAAACFSALTYFAAAVSLLGFVPEKVRYLRTVVAQVAGSFVKLVAPAAIGGVALNTRYLQRQGLRPGHAVASVGASQLFGLGSHITLLLTFGYLTGTEHTTNLSSPSRTVIAGLLTAAVLVLIVTAIPALRKAISERVQTLFAGVVPRMLDVVQQPKKLLSGIGGMLLMTMAFVLCLDASLQAFGVELSYPTVAVIFLAGNALGSAAPTPGGIGAVELALTGALAAFRVPTDSALAAVLLFRLMTFWLPVLPGWLAFTHLTRKEAI from the coding sequence ATGAGTGGCCTGAACGGACAGTCACCGGCGCCCGCGCTGCGGCAGCCCCCGAAGAGCGGCAAGCGGGCGAAGGCGGCCCGGCGGGCGAACACGGAGCGGCGCCGGGAGGCCAAGCGGCAGGCGTCCTCGGCGGACGGGCCGCCGGCCGACGCGCGCACCGCGCAGCAGGCACCGCACGCGCCCACCGGCGCGCCCGCGGCACCGGCGCCGCCCGCGCACGCGTCGGCGCCGGCGGCGGCACCCGCGCCGGCCCCGCTCTCCGACCGCCTGGAGATCGACGAGCCGATCCTCGCCGCCCGCGTCCACCGCCCCGGCGACCTCATCCGCTCCCTGCTCGGCCTGCTCGGCATCGCCCTCGTCCTGCTCACCGCGACGTTCGCGGTGGGCACCACCGCGGGCATCGAGAAGGACATCAACGACAGCGCGGTCGGCGCCCCGCCGCTCCTCATCTCCTTCGCCGGCTTCGCCTCCTCCATCGCCGTCCTCATCGTCCCGGTCGCCTTCGCCGTCGAGCGGCTGATCCGCCGCGACGGCCTGCGCATCGCGGACGGGGTGCTCGCCGCCGTCCTGGCGCACGGCGTGTCCCTGTCCTTCAGCCTGTGGGTGGCCCGGGTCGCCCCCGAATCCATCCAGGACGCCCTCACCCGCGACGCGCCGGCCGGGGCCGGCCTCACCGACCCCGTGCACGGCTACCTCGCCCCCGTCATCGCCTACGCCACCGCCGTCGGCATGACCCACCGCCCCCGCTGGCGGCTGATCATGGGCGCGGTGCTCGTCCTGGACGCGGTGTCCGTGCTGGTCGCCGGGTACACCACGCTCTTCTCCATCCTGGTCACCGTCCTCATCGGCTGGACCATCGCGTACGGCACTCTCTACGCGGTGGGCACCCCCAACGTGCGTCCCACCGGCCAGCAACTCCTGGCCGGGCTGCGCAACGTCGGCTTCCGCCCGGTGAGCGCGCTGCGCACCGAGGAGACGGTGGGCGCGGGGACCGCCGGGAGCGGCGACAACGACAGTGACGGCGACCGCGGACAGCTCACCCGCCGCTATCTCGTCACCCTGGAGGCGGGGCCACCGCTGGACATCACCGTGGTGGACCGCGCCCAGCAGGCCCAGGGCTTCTTCTACCGCGCCTGGCGCCGGCTCACCGTCCGGGGCATCACCCAGCGCCGCAGCCTGCCCTCGCTGCGGCAGGCGCTGGAGCAGGAGGCGCTGCTCGCGTACGCGGCGATCGCCGCCGGCGCCAACGCCCCGAAGCTGATCGCCACCTCCGAGCTGGGCCCGGACGCCGTGATGCTGGTGTACGAGCACATCGGCGGCCGTTCGCTGGAGTCGGTGCCCTCCGACGAGATCACCGACGACCTGATGGAGGCGTCCTGGCAGCAGGTCGTCGCGCTCCAGTCGCGGCGCATCGCGCACCGCCGGCTGGACGGGCACTCGCTGCTGGTGGGGCGCGCCGGTGAGGTTTATCTGACGAACCTGCGCGGCGGGGAGATCGCGGCCGGCGACATCCCGCTGCGCATGGACATCGCCCAGCTGCTGACGACCTTCGGCCTGCGCGTCGGCGCCGAGCGGGCGGTGGCCTCGGCCGTGTCCGTACTCGGCCCGGACGCGGTGGCCGACAGCCTCCCCATGCTGCAGCCGATCGCGCTGTCCCGCTCCACCCGCACCACGCTGCGTCAGCTGAGCAAGGAGCGCTCCGCGCGCGAACGGCAGGCCGTGCTCGACGCGGTCCGCGCCTACCGGGAGGCGCGCGGCGCGCTGCCCGAGGACGCCGACCGCAAGACCGTCAAGGCCGCCAAGCAGGCCGAGAAGCAGGTCATGGAGCAGGCGCTGGAGAACTCCAAGGAGACCGACCTGCTGTCGCTGATCCGGCAGGAGGTGCTGCTGGTACGGCCCGAGGCCGCCATAGAGCCGGCCCGGATGGAACGGGTCCGGCCCCGCACCCTGGTGTCGCTGATCGCCGCCGCCTTCGCCGGCTACTTCCTCATCACCCAGCTCGCCGAGCTGAAGGTGGACACGGTCATCAACAACGCCAACTGGTGGTGGGTGATAGCGGCTGCCTGCTTCTCGGCGCTGACGTACTTCGCGGCGGCCGTGAGCCTGCTGGGCTTCGTCCCGGAGAAGGTGCGCTATCTGCGGACCGTGGTGGCGCAGGTGGCCGGCTCGTTCGTGAAGCTGGTGGCGCCCGCCGCGATCGGCGGGGTGGCGCTGAACACCCGCTACCTGCAACGTCAGGGGCTGCGCCCCGGGCACGCGGTGGCCAGTGTGGGGGCGTCCCAGCTGTTCGGTCTGGGCAGCCACATCACCTTGCTGCTGACCTTCGGCTACCTGACCGGCACCGAGCACACCACGAATCTCTCTTCGCCTTCCCGCACGGTGATCGCGGGGCTGCTGACGGCGGCGGTGCTGGTGCTGATAGTGACCGCGATCCCGGCACTGCGCAAAGCGATCTCGGAGCGGGTGCAGACCCTGTTCGCCGGTGTCGTCCCGCGCATGCTGGACGTGGTGCAGCAGCCGAAGAAGCTGCTCAGCGGCATCGGCGGGATGCTGCTGATGACGATGGCATTCGTGCTGTGCCTGGATGCCTCGCTGCAGGCGTTCGGGGTGGAGCTGAGCTATCCGACGGTGGCGGTCATCTTCCTGGCGGGCAACGCGCTGGGCTCGGCCGCCCCGACACCGGGTGGTATCGGGGCGGTGGAGCTGGCGCTGACCGGTGCGCTGGCGGCGTTCCGGGTTCCGACCGACTCCGCGCTGGCGGCCGTCCTGCTGTTCCGCCTGATGACATTCTGGCTGCCGGTGCTGCCGGGCTGGCTGGCGTTCACGCACCTGACCCGTAAAGAGGCGATCTGA
- a CDS encoding ATP-dependent helicase, whose protein sequence is MAARLTHPGQLCELLGIPFTPEQLACITAPPAPQAIVAGAGSGKTTVMAARVVWLTGTGQVAPERVLGLTFTNKAAGELAERVRKSLAKAGIGQETTETGEPGGEPQISTYHAFAGRLLKEHGLRLGIEPASRLLADAGRFQLAAEVLRAAPASFEAPAAGFTTLVTDLIALDGELAEHLVPPERLRDFDRALLAELDATALTNNDLRRIREAAQGRGHLLDVVLDYRARKRARDLIDFGDQIALAATLARDVPEVGRALREEYGVVLLDEYQDTSVAQRIMLAGLFGAGAGAGHPVTAVGDPCQAIYGWRGASVANLDDFPDHFPAALGSPLLEEHGEGTSARRHSLSENRRSGGHLLQLANDLAAPLRALHPAVVPLRPAEGAERAGRVHCALLPTHAAELEWLADSLAHLVRTGTAPGEIAVLCRTRNDFAEIQRELVERGVPVEVVGLSGLLYLPEIADLVAVCEVLADPTANAALVRLLTGPRWRVGPRDLALLGRRARILVRRAAPGADQDRLAAAVEGTDPAETTSLADALDTFIGEDPDEDGLPFSAEARVRFAHLAAEIRELRRSLADPLMDVLHRVLAVTGLEVELSASPQALAARRRETLTAFLDVAAAFAAGRTGVAVDGERLGGGLTAFLAFLRSAAQYDRGLDGSLPSAENTVKVLTVHQSKGLEWDVVAVPGLCAGQGGFPSAQARDSWLKHPRTLPHPLRGDAATLPAIEGWTAAAYKAYSGLVAEHQLHEELRLGYVAFTRPRSLLLGSGHWWGPSQKKKRGPSAYLEALRAHCESDPAHGEVEQWAEIPEDDEENPALAEPTEERAWPLPLEPVALARRRSAADRVLDLLREGFEERPAAVPGPPPQLTAEERRAVESWDRDLDALAGELRRAREGVREVPLPVSLSATQVQRLASDPEGFARELARPMPRPPQPAARRGTRFHAWVESRFEELPLPMLGPDELPGAAEEGGDADVIADERELAALKEAFGRTPYARRTPYRIEAPFQLTLAGRVIRGRIDAVYRTDDQGGERYEIIDWKTARRQDADPLQLAIYRLAWAERRGLPLNRVTAAFLYVRSGEVVRPTVLPGRAGLERLLLGEESWEPNDPG, encoded by the coding sequence GTGGCCGCACGACTGACGCATCCCGGACAGCTCTGTGAGCTGCTCGGGATCCCCTTCACACCCGAACAGCTGGCGTGCATCACCGCGCCCCCCGCACCACAGGCCATCGTCGCCGGGGCCGGGTCCGGCAAGACCACCGTCATGGCCGCCCGCGTGGTGTGGCTCACCGGCACCGGGCAGGTCGCCCCCGAGCGCGTTCTCGGCCTCACCTTCACCAACAAGGCCGCCGGCGAACTCGCCGAACGCGTCCGGAAGTCCCTCGCCAAGGCGGGCATCGGCCAGGAGACCACCGAGACGGGGGAGCCCGGCGGCGAGCCGCAGATCTCCACCTACCACGCCTTCGCCGGCCGCCTCCTCAAGGAGCACGGGCTGCGGCTGGGCATCGAGCCCGCCTCCCGGCTGCTCGCCGACGCCGGACGGTTCCAGCTCGCCGCCGAGGTCCTGCGCGCGGCGCCCGCCTCCTTCGAGGCGCCGGCCGCCGGGTTCACCACCCTGGTCACCGACCTCATCGCGCTCGACGGCGAACTCGCCGAACACCTCGTACCGCCCGAGCGGCTGCGCGACTTCGACCGCGCGCTCCTCGCCGAACTCGACGCCACCGCCCTCACCAACAACGATCTGCGGCGCATCCGCGAGGCCGCGCAGGGCCGCGGCCACCTCCTCGATGTCGTCCTGGATTACCGGGCCCGCAAACGCGCCCGCGACCTCATCGACTTCGGCGACCAGATCGCGCTGGCCGCCACCCTCGCCCGCGACGTCCCCGAGGTCGGCCGGGCGCTGCGCGAGGAGTACGGCGTGGTCCTCCTCGACGAGTACCAGGACACCTCCGTCGCCCAGCGCATCATGCTCGCCGGGCTGTTCGGCGCCGGCGCGGGCGCCGGCCACCCCGTCACCGCCGTCGGCGACCCCTGCCAGGCCATCTACGGCTGGCGCGGTGCCTCCGTCGCCAACCTCGACGACTTCCCCGACCACTTCCCGGCCGCCTTGGGGTCTCCCCTGCTCGAAGAGCATGGGGAAGGCACCTCCGCCCGCCGTCACTCGCTCAGCGAGAACCGGCGCAGCGGCGGGCACCTCCTCCAGCTCGCCAACGACCTCGCCGCACCGCTGCGCGCCCTGCACCCCGCCGTCGTACCGCTGCGCCCGGCCGAGGGCGCCGAGCGGGCGGGCCGGGTCCACTGCGCCCTGCTGCCCACCCACGCCGCCGAACTGGAGTGGCTCGCCGACTCCCTCGCCCATCTCGTGCGCACCGGCACGGCCCCCGGCGAGATCGCCGTGCTGTGCCGCACCCGCAACGACTTCGCCGAGATCCAGCGCGAACTCGTCGAACGCGGCGTCCCCGTCGAGGTCGTCGGGCTCTCCGGGCTGCTCTACCTGCCCGAGATCGCCGACCTGGTCGCCGTCTGCGAGGTGCTGGCCGACCCCACCGCCAACGCCGCGCTGGTCCGGCTGCTCACCGGGCCCCGCTGGCGGGTCGGCCCCCGCGATCTGGCGCTGCTCGGGCGCCGGGCGCGGATCCTGGTGCGCCGCGCCGCCCCCGGCGCGGACCAGGACCGGCTGGCCGCCGCCGTCGAAGGCACCGACCCCGCCGAGACCACCTCGCTCGCCGACGCGCTGGACACCTTCATCGGCGAGGACCCGGACGAGGACGGGCTGCCGTTCTCCGCCGAGGCCCGGGTGCGGTTCGCGCACCTGGCCGCCGAGATCCGGGAACTGCGCCGCTCGCTGGCCGACCCCCTCATGGACGTGCTGCACCGGGTGCTGGCCGTCACCGGGCTCGAGGTCGAACTCTCCGCCTCCCCGCAGGCGCTGGCGGCGCGCCGCCGCGAGACCCTCACCGCCTTCCTCGATGTGGCCGCCGCCTTCGCCGCCGGCCGCACCGGCGTCGCCGTCGACGGGGAACGGCTGGGCGGCGGCCTCACCGCCTTCCTCGCCTTCCTGCGCTCCGCCGCCCAGTACGACAGGGGCCTGGACGGCTCCCTGCCCAGCGCCGAGAACACCGTCAAGGTGCTCACCGTCCACCAGTCCAAGGGCCTGGAGTGGGACGTGGTCGCCGTCCCCGGACTCTGCGCGGGGCAGGGCGGCTTCCCTTCCGCGCAGGCGCGCGACTCCTGGCTCAAACACCCGCGCACCCTGCCGCATCCGCTGCGCGGCGACGCCGCCACCCTGCCCGCCATCGAGGGCTGGACGGCCGCCGCCTACAAGGCGTACTCCGGGCTGGTGGCAGAGCACCAGCTGCACGAGGAACTGCGCCTGGGCTACGTCGCCTTCACCCGCCCCCGCAGCCTGCTGCTGGGCTCGGGCCACTGGTGGGGGCCCAGCCAGAAGAAGAAACGCGGCCCCTCCGCCTATCTGGAGGCGCTGCGCGCGCATTGCGAGAGCGACCCCGCGCACGGCGAGGTCGAGCAGTGGGCGGAGATCCCCGAGGACGACGAGGAGAACCCGGCACTCGCCGAGCCCACCGAGGAGCGCGCCTGGCCGCTGCCGCTGGAGCCGGTCGCGCTGGCGCGCCGCCGCAGTGCCGCCGACCGGGTGCTCGACCTGCTGCGCGAGGGCTTCGAGGAGCGGCCCGCCGCCGTTCCGGGGCCGCCCCCGCAGCTCACGGCGGAGGAACGGCGCGCCGTCGAGTCCTGGGACCGCGACCTGGACGCCCTCGCCGGCGAGCTGCGCCGGGCCAGGGAGGGCGTACGGGAGGTGCCGCTGCCGGTGTCGCTGTCCGCGACCCAGGTGCAGCGGCTGGCGTCCGACCCGGAGGGGTTCGCGCGCGAGCTGGCCCGCCCGATGCCGCGCCCGCCGCAGCCGGCGGCCCGCCGCGGCACCCGCTTCCACGCCTGGGTCGAGTCGCGCTTCGAGGAGCTTCCGCTGCCGATGCTGGGCCCGGACGAGCTGCCGGGCGCCGCGGAGGAGGGCGGCGACGCGGACGTGATCGCGGACGAGCGGGAGCTGGCGGCGCTGAAGGAGGCGTTCGGCCGCACCCCGTACGCGCGCCGCACCCCGTACCGCATCGAGGCGCCGTTCCAGCTGACCCTGGCCGGCCGGGTGATCAGGGGCCGGATCGACGCCGTCTACCGCACCGACGACCAGGGCGGCGAGCGGTACGAGATCATCGACTGGAAGACCGCCAGGCGGCAGGACGCGGACCCGCTCCAGCTGGCGATCTACCGGCTGGCGTGGGCGGAGCGGCGCGGTCTGCCGCTGAACCGGGTGACGGCGGCGTTCCTGTACGTACGCAGCGGGGAGGTCGTACGGCCCACCGTGCTGCCGGGGCGGGCCGGCCTTGAGCGGCTGCTGCTGGGGGAGGAGTCCTGGGAGCCGAACGACCCCGGATAG
- a CDS encoding MGMT family protein: MTSPAHRLPDYADRVLTAAERVPSGRVMTYGDIAGVLGSGGPRQVGRAMALYGGAAPWWRVVRADGRLLPGHEKRALEHYRTEGTPLRYDGAGVPRLDMAAARWTPREDGPRETR; the protein is encoded by the coding sequence ATGACCAGCCCCGCCCACCGCCTTCCGGACTACGCCGACCGGGTGCTCACCGCCGCCGAACGCGTACCGTCGGGCCGCGTCATGACGTACGGCGACATCGCCGGCGTGCTCGGCTCCGGCGGCCCCCGCCAGGTCGGCCGGGCGATGGCCCTGTACGGCGGCGCCGCCCCGTGGTGGCGCGTGGTGCGCGCCGACGGGCGGCTGCTGCCCGGCCACGAGAAGCGGGCGCTGGAGCACTACCGCACCGAGGGCACCCCGCTGCGGTACGACGGCGCCGGCGTACCGCGCCTGGACATGGCCGCGGCCCGCTGGACGCCGCGGGAGGACGGTCCGCGCGAAACACGCTGA
- the nudC gene encoding NAD(+) diphosphatase: protein MASTSDNGVQPIALTGNGGIDRGGEHRLDEAWLGAAWSHPTTRVFVVSGGQALIEETEDGRTELVMMPSFDAPFTEAHRYFLGTDPDGVRYFALQKDALPGRMDDAARPAGLREAAPLLSERDNELLVHAVALENWQRSHRFCSRCGERTVIAAAGHIRRCPACGGEHYPRTDPAVIMLVTDGEDRALLGRQMHWPEGRYSTLAGFVEPGESVERAVIREVAEEAGIVVGEVEYVASQPWPFPSSLMLGFMARAVTSAVKVDGEEIEEARWFSRDELRAAIEAGEVLPPSGVSIAARLIEMWYGEPLADLA from the coding sequence ATGGCAAGCACCTCGGACAACGGCGTCCAGCCGATCGCGCTCACCGGCAACGGCGGCATCGACCGGGGCGGCGAGCACCGTCTCGACGAGGCCTGGCTGGGGGCGGCCTGGAGCCACCCCACCACCAGGGTGTTCGTGGTGTCGGGCGGGCAAGCACTGATCGAGGAGACCGAGGACGGCCGCACCGAGCTGGTGATGATGCCGTCCTTCGACGCGCCGTTCACCGAGGCGCACCGCTACTTCCTGGGCACCGACCCGGACGGGGTGCGCTACTTCGCGCTCCAGAAGGACGCGCTGCCGGGCCGGATGGACGACGCCGCGCGCCCGGCCGGGCTGCGCGAGGCCGCCCCGCTGCTGTCGGAACGCGACAACGAACTGCTGGTGCACGCCGTGGCGCTGGAGAACTGGCAGCGCTCGCACCGCTTCTGCTCGCGGTGCGGGGAGCGCACGGTGATCGCGGCGGCCGGGCACATCCGGCGCTGCCCGGCGTGTGGCGGAGAACACTATCCGCGCACCGATCCGGCGGTGATCATGCTGGTCACCGACGGGGAGGACCGGGCACTGCTGGGGCGGCAGATGCACTGGCCGGAGGGGCGCTACTCGACGCTGGCCGGCTTCGTGGAGCCGGGGGAGTCGGTGGAGCGGGCGGTGATCCGGGAGGTCGCCGAGGAGGCCGGGATCGTGGTGGGCGAGGTGGAGTACGTCGCCAGCCAGCCGTGGCCCTTCCCCTCCAGCCTGATGCTGGGCTTCATGGCGCGGGCCGTCACCTCGGCCGTCAAGGTGGACGGCGAGGAGATCGAGGAGGCCCGCTGGTTCTCGCGGGACGAGCTGCGGGCCGCGATCGAGGCCGGCGAGGTACTGCCCCCGTCCGGCGTCTCCATCGCGGCCCGGCTGATCGAGATGTGGTACGGCGAACCGCTGGCCGATCTGGCCTGA
- a CDS encoding ATP-dependent helicase, translating to MHVSLSVPPPDSVREVPPNAPASGAYRLVRDPVLTTHPPVLDASQRAVVEHPGGPLLVLAGPGTGKTTTLVESVAARVAAGTDPERVLVLTFSRKAAAELRDRMTARMGGGAPQATTFHSFAYALVRAHQDRELYAEPLRLLSGPEQDVYLRELLAGQLELPPRVPWPAELRACLTTRGFADELRAVLARTRELGLGPGTLADFARRTERPDWEAAAHFLAEYLDVTEAQGVLDYAGLVRGAVRLTEREEVAARVRARYDAVFVDEFQDTDPAQAALLGALAGGGGGGRDLIVFGDPDQSIYAFRGADVGGILGFPDAFRTAAGDPAPVAVLTTGRRSAATVQDATRLLTQRMPLARLPAEAVRRHRALTAVREGGSVEVYTYPTPGAELENIADLLRRAHLEDGLPWGEMAVLVRAGGRSLPAVRRALTSAGVPLEVDGADLPLRQEPAVAPLLTALRAVAEPAARFDPETAAALLTSPLGGLDAADLRRLGRALRHEERTAGVAVPSPSGELLARALAEPERLVAHDQGYAGGARQLGLLLRKTRELLAGGGSPEEALWELWSGTTWPDRLERAARRGGAAGRNADRDLDAICALFEAAARAEERGGGRGALIFLDELDAHDIAADTLAARAVRPDAVRLMTAHRAKGLEWSLVVVAGVQEGLWPDLRRRGSLLEADRIGRDGLAEPLTPGALLAEERRLFYVAATRARDRLVVTAVRGADEGDQPSRFVTELGVEPQDVSSRPRRPLALSALIAELRACTVDPAATPALREAAARRLAKLAALRDGDGHALVPAAHPQRWWGLREQTLSAAPVRDPERPVALSASALGELVNSCALKWFLGREVHADAPATTAQGFGNVLHVLADEVASGTTPADLAVLMERLDVVWEGLAFEAPWQSRRERDEARAALERFVRWHVLQGQTGFEPAASEEDFDVTLAAGEHRIRIRGTLDRVERDADGRAYVVDFKTGRNKPSRAEVERHPQLAVYQLAVRHGEAEIGGASLVHLRQGAPKKEGGDTLPAVQKQPPLEGDWVGDLLATAAGRVLDERFTPTPGQQCGTCHFRASCSGRTEGRQVVE from the coding sequence ATGCACGTGAGCCTCTCTGTCCCGCCCCCGGACTCCGTCCGTGAGGTGCCCCCGAACGCCCCGGCCTCCGGAGCGTACCGACTGGTGCGCGATCCGGTCCTGACCACGCACCCCCCTGTACTGGACGCAAGCCAGCGCGCTGTGGTTGAGCATCCGGGCGGACCGCTTCTGGTGCTCGCCGGGCCCGGCACCGGCAAGACGACCACGCTGGTGGAGTCGGTCGCCGCCCGGGTCGCGGCCGGCACGGACCCCGAGCGGGTGCTGGTGCTCACCTTCAGCCGCAAGGCCGCCGCCGAGCTGCGCGACCGCATGACGGCCCGGATGGGCGGCGGCGCGCCGCAGGCGACCACCTTCCACTCCTTCGCCTACGCGCTGGTGCGCGCGCACCAGGACCGGGAGCTGTACGCCGAGCCGCTGCGCCTGTTGTCGGGCCCCGAACAGGATGTGTACCTGCGGGAGCTGCTGGCCGGCCAGCTGGAGCTGCCGCCGCGCGTGCCGTGGCCGGCCGAGCTGCGCGCCTGCCTGACGACGCGCGGGTTCGCCGACGAACTGCGCGCGGTGCTCGCCCGGACCCGCGAGCTGGGCCTGGGCCCCGGCACGCTCGCCGACTTCGCGCGCCGCACCGAACGGCCCGACTGGGAGGCGGCGGCGCACTTCCTGGCCGAGTATCTGGACGTCACCGAGGCACAGGGCGTGCTCGACTACGCGGGCCTGGTGCGCGGGGCCGTGCGGCTGACGGAGCGCGAGGAAGTCGCGGCCCGGGTGCGGGCCCGGTACGACGCGGTGTTCGTGGACGAGTTCCAGGACACCGACCCGGCCCAGGCCGCGCTGCTCGGGGCGCTCGCCGGGGGAGGGGGAGGCGGGCGCGACCTGATCGTGTTCGGCGACCCGGACCAGTCGATCTACGCGTTCCGGGGCGCCGATGTGGGCGGCATCCTCGGCTTTCCGGACGCCTTCCGCACGGCGGCGGGCGACCCGGCGCCGGTCGCGGTCCTCACCACCGGACGGCGCTCGGCCGCGACCGTGCAGGACGCCACCCGGCTGCTGACCCAGCGGATGCCGCTGGCCCGGCTGCCGGCCGAGGCGGTACGGCGGCACCGCGCGCTGACCGCCGTGCGCGAAGGCGGCTCGGTGGAGGTGTACACCTACCCCACGCCCGGCGCCGAGCTGGAGAACATCGCCGATCTGCTGCGCCGCGCCCATCTGGAGGACGGCCTGCCCTGGGGCGAGATGGCCGTCCTCGTCCGCGCCGGGGGGCGCTCGCTGCCCGCCGTGCGCCGTGCGCTCACCTCCGCCGGAGTACCGCTGGAGGTGGACGGCGCCGACCTGCCGCTGCGCCAGGAACCGGCCGTGGCGCCGCTGCTCACCGCGCTGCGCGCCGTCGCCGAGCCCGCCGCCCGCTTCGACCCGGAGACCGCCGCCGCCCTGCTGACCTCCCCGCTGGGCGGCCTGGACGCCGCCGACCTGCGGCGCCTGGGGCGGGCACTGCGCCACGAGGAACGCACCGCCGGGGTCGCCGTCCCCAGCCCCTCGGGGGAACTGCTGGCGCGGGCCCTGGCCGAGCCGGAGCGACTGGTCGCCCACGACCAGGGGTACGCGGGAGGCGCGCGGCAGCTGGGCCTGCTGCTGCGCAAGACCCGCGAACTGCTGGCGGGCGGCGGCAGCCCCGAGGAGGCGCTGTGGGAGCTGTGGTCCGGCACCACCTGGCCCGACCGGCTGGAGCGGGCCGCCCGGCGCGGCGGCGCGGCCGGCCGCAACGCCGACCGTGACCTGGACGCCATCTGCGCGCTGTTCGAGGCGGCGGCCCGCGCCGAGGAACGCGGCGGCGGACGCGGCGCGCTGATCTTCCTCGACGAACTGGACGCCCACGACATCGCCGCCGACACCCTGGCCGCGCGGGCGGTACGGCCCGACGCCGTACGGCTGATGACCGCGCACCGTGCCAAGGGCCTGGAGTGGTCCCTGGTGGTGGTGGCCGGGGTGCAGGAGGGGCTGTGGCCCGACCTGCGGCGGCGCGGCTCCCTGCTGGAGGCGGACCGCATCGGGCGCGACGGTCTCGCCGAACCCCTGACCCCCGGCGCGCTGCTCGCCGAGGAACGCCGGCTGTTCTACGTGGCGGCCACCCGGGCCAGGGACCGCCTCGTGGTGACGGCGGTGCGCGGCGCGGACGAGGGCGACCAGCCGTCGCGGTTCGTGACCGAACTGGGCGTGGAGCCGCAGGATGTGAGCAGCCGCCCGCGCCGTCCGCTGGCCCTGTCCGCGCTGATCGCCGAACTGCGGGCGTGCACCGTCGACCCCGCGGCGACGCCCGCGCTGCGCGAGGCGGCGGCGCGCCGGCTGGCGAAGCTGGCGGCGCTCCGCGACGGCGACGGCCACGCGCTGGTGCCCGCCGCGCACCCGCAGCGCTGGTGGGGACTGCGCGAGCAGACGCTGTCGGCGGCCCCGGTGCGCGACCCGGAGCGCCCGGTGGCGCTGTCCGCCAGCGCGCTGGGCGAGCTGGTGAACTCCTGCGCGCTCAAGTGGTTCCTGGGACGCGAGGTGCACGCGGACGCCCCGGCGACGACCGCCCAGGGCTTCGGGAACGTGCTGCACGTCCTGGCCGACGAGGTGGCCTCCGGCACCACCCCGGCCGACCTCGCCGTCCTGATGGAACGCCTGGACGTGGTGTGGGAAGGGCTCGCCTTCGAAGCGCCCTGGCAGTCGCGCAGGGAACGCGACGAGGCGCGCGCCGCTCTGGAACGGTTCGTGCGCTGGCACGTCCTCCAGGGGCAGACCGGCTTCGAGCCGGCCGCCTCGGAGGAGGACTTCGACGTCACGCTGGCAGCGGGCGAGCACCGCATCCGGATCAGGGGCACCCTGGACCGCGTCGAGCGGGACGCGGACGGCCGCGCGTACGTCGTCGACTTCAAGACCGGCCGCAACAAACCGTCCAGGGCCGAGGTGGAACGGCACCCGCAGCTGGCCGTCTACCAGCTCGCCGTACGGCACGGGGAGGCCGAGATCGGCGGTGCCTCGCTGGTGCATCTGCGCCAGGGTGCTCCGAAGAAGGAGGGCGGCGACACGCTGCCGGCCGTCCAGAAACAGCCGCCCCTGGAGGGCGACTGGGTCGGCGACCTGCTCGCCACGGCGGCCGGGCGTGTCCTGGACGAACGCTTCACCCCCACCCCGGGCCAGCAGTGCGGCACCTGCCACTTCCGCGCCTCCTGCTCGGGCCGCACGGAGGGCCGCCAAGTGGTGGAGTGA